From a region of the Impatiens glandulifera chromosome 4, dImpGla2.1, whole genome shotgun sequence genome:
- the LOC124933892 gene encoding uncharacterized protein LOC124933892: MASHAAKPSLVRNFVVRFLFICVIVIAVRFTYLVTVEGESCYHGDFCFFTLPKNLRFLAGLPQFSSSAIAVVDSNRQSPAKTSLPDLWSTNGWKKTVDFYSSVFQELMADGYLSPSSKSLCLDTPMGQDVFALKEVGVLDAVGIDKKASKPLVISGRAIHQPFNNNTFDFIFFGLGGLDGALSQGEIAAEVARTLKPEGHFVVLTSSQDTYSLHSFISLFSSFEFIRYRDIKGFTSSMPRIREIVMKKDNELTGHGGSSSTTHKKAVKKCSLPSHKKQLFRQAEPLIKQEPLKPWITLKKNLQNIKYLSSMTDINFKRRYVYVDVGSRSYGSSIVSWFKKQYPKQNKTFEIYAIEADKAFHDEYKLKKGVTLLPYAAWVKNESLFFEVNHDPGREKEEKEEGRGMGRIKTVQSSTNGASSIHNIQGFDFADWLKNTVSDRDFVVMKMDVEGTEFNLIPRLFETGAICLIDEIFLECHYNRWQKCCPGKRSPKYEKTYDQCLQLFTSLRQSGVLVHQWW, from the coding sequence ATGGCATCTCACGCAGCTAAGCCTAGTTTGGTCAGGAATTTTGTAGTACGATTTTTGTTTATCTGCGTCATCGTAATCGCCGTTCGATTCACCTATCTTGTCACCGTCGAAGGTGAATCCTGTTACCATGGAGACTTCTGTTTCTTCACCTTGCCAAAAAACCTCAGATTTCTCGCCGGATTACCACAGTTTAGCTCCTCGGCGATCGCGGTCGTTGACTCCAACAGGCAATCTCCAGCCAAGACCAGCCTTCCTGATCTCTGGTCCACCAACGGATGGAAGAAAACAGTTGACTTCTATTCCTCTGTCTTTCAGGAGCTGATGGCTGATGGTTATCTTTCACCTAGTTCTAAATCACTATGTCTAGATACGCCAATGGGACAAGACGTTTTCGCCTTAAAAGAGGTTGGAGTTTTAGATGCAGTTGGAATTGACAAGAAGGCTTCTAAGCCGCTGGTGATTTCTGGTCGAGCGATTCATCAACCATTTAATAATAACACGTTTGACTTCATCTTCTTCGGCTTAGGAGGGCTTGATGGGGCACTGAGTCAAGGCGAGATAGCTGCTGAGGTTGCCAGGACACTGAAGCCCGAAGGGCATTTTGTGGTTCTGACTTCTTCTCAAGACACTTATAGTTTGCATTCATTCATTAGTTTGTTTAGTAGTTTTGAATTCATTCGTTATCGTGATATCAAAGGCTTCACTTCCTCAATGCCTCGTATACGTGAAATAGTCATGAAGAAAGATAATGAACTAACTGGCCATGGTGGTTCAAGTTCAACAACCCATAAAAAAGCAGTAAAGAAATGCTCTCTTCCAAGCCACAAAAAGCAGCTATTCCGGCAGGCTGAACCATTGATTAAGCAAGAGCCACTGAAACCATGGATAACACTGAAGAAGAATCTACAGAATATAAAGTACCTTTCTTCAATGACTGACATCAACTTCAAGAGAAGGTATGTATATGTGGATGTTGGATCGCGTAGCTACGGCTCGAGCATAGTGAGTTGGTTCAAGAAACAATACCCAAAACAGAACAAGACCTTTGAAATATATGCAATTGAAGCTGATAAAGCTTTTCACGATGAGTATAAATTGAAGAAAGGTGTTACATTGTTGCCATATGCAGCCTGGGTGAAGAATGAATCACTGTTCTTCGAGGTCAATCATGACCCGGGTCgagaaaaggaagaaaaagagGAAGGGAGAGGTATGGGAAGGATTAAGACAGTGCAGTCTTCAACTAATGGCGCCAGTTCTATCCATAATATCCAGGGTTTTGATTTTGCGGATTGGTTGAAGAACACTGTATCCGATAGGGATTTTGTGGTGATGAAGATGGACGTGGAAGGGACTGAATTCAATCTAATACCTAGATTGTTTGAGACAGGAGCTATTTGTTTGATTGATGAAATATTCCTGGAATGTCATTACAATAGGTGGCAGAAATGCTGTCCTGGGAAAAGATCGCCCAAGTACGAGAAAACGTATGATCAGTGTTTGCAGCTCTTTACTTCTCTTAGACAGAGTGGAGTTCTTGTTCATCAATGGTGGTAA
- the LOC124936086 gene encoding 40S ribosomal protein S4-1-like produces the protein MARGLKKHLKRLNAPKHWMLDKLGGAFAPKPSSGPHKSRECLPLILILRNRLKYALTYGEVVSIVMQRHILVDGKVRTDKTYPAGFMDVVSIPKTNENFRLLYDTKGRFRLHSIRDDEAKYKLCKVRSVQFGSKGIPYINTYDGRTIRYPDPLIKANDTIKFDLESNKIVDFIKFDVGNVVMVTGGRNRGRVGVIKNREKHKGSFETIHVQDSTGHEFATRLGNVFTIGKGTKPWVSLPKGKGIKLTIIEEAKKRQAALTGAAA, from the exons ATG GCGAGAGGATTGAAGAAGCACTTAAAGAGGCTCAATGCGCCCAAGCATTGGATGCTTGACAAGCTTGGTGGTGCATTT GCTCCCAAACCATCATCTGGACCTCACAAATCTAGGGAATGTCTTCCATTGATCCTCATTCTGAGGAACAGGTTGAAGTATGCTTTGACTTATGGTGAAGTTGTCTCAATTGTGATGCAACGCCATATTCTTGTTGATGGAAAGGTCCGAACTGACAAGACTTATCCTGCTGGTTTCATGG ATGTTGTGTCAATTCCCAAGACAAATGAGAATTTCCGTCTCCTTTATGACACCAAAGGTCGTTTCAGACTCCACTCTATCAGGGATGATGAGGCCAAG TATAAGCTATGCAAAGTTCGTTCAGTTCAGTTCGGATCAAAGGGTATTCCTTACATCAACACTTATGATGGAAGAACTATTCGCTACCCAGACCCGCTCATCAAGGCTAATGACACAATCAAGTTTGACCTAGAATCAAACAAGATTGTTGATTTCATCAAGTTTGATGTTGGGAATGTTGTGATGGTGACTGGAGGAAGGAATAGGGGTCGTGTTGGTGTTATCAAGAACAGGGAGAAGCATAAGGGAAGTTTCGAGACTATTCATGTACAGGATTCTACTGGTCATGAATTTGCTACCAGATTGGGCAATGTGTTCACTATAGGTAAAGGAACTAAGCCATGGGTGTCTCTTCCTAAGGGCAAGGGTATTAAGTTGACTATCATTGAGGAGGCTAAGAAGAGGCAAGCTGCCCTTACTGGTGCAGCTGCATAA
- the LOC124936033 gene encoding lectin-domain containing receptor kinase VI.4-like codes for MAAALYILLLFHFIHQTNSLSFSYTGFNQSNLELQGSAQVTQPFGALRLTDFSKNVIGHAFHPSPMKFFTKNSSTSSPINVSSFSTYFIFAIDSPDAPHGGFGFAFTLSPQKDFPGAEPGHYMGIFNSTNDAEDSNHILAVEFDTVNGLNEGSDTDGNHIGINVNGMDSIASEPVAYLPSNDSDKKEEFSMESGDPIQVWIDFDGDTNYLNITIAPLNVSKPRPLKSRKVNLPGSLLEEMYIGFSAATGHKTSSHYILGWNFTTEGTAPPIDISNLPFTPKTKKRRTGLSSTVKALLGALSSSIVLLFGALAYFIVYQRRMGEFDRLEDWEMDYPHRFKYKDLHLATKGFNETELIGTGGFGSVYKGVLPSSGSEVAVKKIRNDSVQGMREFVAEIESLGRLRHKNLVNLQGWCKRKNKLLLIYDYIPRGSLYTLLLKPRVGCILRWDQRMRIMNDVAAGLLYLHHEWEQVVIHRDVKASNVLIDRDMGARLGDFGLARLYSHGQNSHNTKVVGTIGYIAPELAKTGSSSTSSDVFAFGVVVLEIVCGRGPIIYDVDHDHMMLVDWIIEHLQRGETDMIDFVDTRLGGEYDSEEARKVLRLGLVCCHPDAKSRPSMRQVTRYLDGDDSIPRIEEDLRYAISIYAYGSMRSQLGSAISTDDKSSPLEDVSFNSLEIGR; via the coding sequence ATGGCAGCTGCACTTTacattcttcttctctttcattTCATTCATCAAACCAATTCATTGAGTTTTTCATACACAGGATTCAACCAGTCGAATCTCGAACTACAAGGATCCGCCCAAGTTACTCAACCCTTCGGCGCCTTAAGACTCACCGACTTTTCAAAAAACGTAATCGGCCATGCGTTTCACCCATCTCCAATGAAATTCTTCACCAAAAACTCTTCAACTTCATCCCCAATCAACGTTTCATCCTTCAGCACATACTTCATCTTCGCCATCGATTCTCCAGACGCTCCACACGGCGGTTTCGGTTTCGCCTTCACTCTTTCTCCTCAAAAGGATTTCCCCGGAGCTGAACCCGGTCATTACATGGGTATCTTCAATTCAACAAACGACGCCGAGGATTCAAACCACATTCTAGCCGTCGAATTCGACACTGTTAATGGACTCAACGAGGGTTCGGATACAGACGGTAATCACATCGGGATCAACGTCAATGGAATGGATTCAATCGCGTCTGAGCCTGTTGCGTATCTTCCGTCCAATGATTCGGACAAGAAGGAGGAGTTTTCAATGGAATCTGGCGATCCGATTCAAGTATGGATTGATTTCGACGGAGATACCAATTACCTTAACATAACAATCGCTCCTCTTAACGTTTCTAAGCCTAGACCTCTGAAATCTAGAAAAGTCAATTTACCTGGTTCACTTCTAGAGGAAATGTATATTGGATTCTCGGCGGCGACAGGGCATAAGACGAGTTCTCATTACATCCTTGGATGGAACTTTACCACAGAAGGAACCGCGCCCCCCATTGATATTTCCAATCTACCCTTCACGCCCAAAACGAAGAAACGCCGCACAGGTTTGAGTTCTACTGTGAAAGCCCTTCTCGGTGCATTATCTAGTTCGATAGTTTTGTTATTCGGAGCTCTTGCTTATTTCATTGTTTATCAAAGGAGAATGGGTGAATTCGATCGTTTGGAAGATTGGGAAATGGATTACCCACATAGGTTTAAGTACAAAGATCTACATTTAGCAACAAAAGGGTTCAACGAAACAGAGCTAATTGGAACGGGGGGATTCGGTTCGGTTTACAAAGGTGTTTTACCTAGTTCGGGGTCGGAGGTCGCGGTTAAGAAGATTCGTAACGATTCGGTTCAAGGGATGAGGGAATTCGTCGCGGAAATTGAAAGTTTAGGCCGTCTAAGGCATAAGAACTTGGTGAATCTTCAAGGTTGGtgcaagaggaagaacaagCTATTACTTATCTATGATTATATCCCAAGAGGGAGTCTCTATACTTTATTACTCAAGCCTAGGGTTGGATGCATCCTTAGATGGGATCAACGGATGAGAATCATGAATGACGTGGCGGCGGGGCTATTGTATCTCCACCACGAGTGGGAGCAAGTGGTGATTCATCGCGACGTGAAAGCTAGCAATGTCCTTATTGATCGCGACATGGGAGCTCGCTTAGGCGATTTTGGCCTCGCGAGGTTGTATAGCCACGGGCAGAACTCTCACAACACGAAAGTTGTGGGGACAATAGGGTACATTGCTCCCGAGTTGGCGAAAACCGGGAGTTCTTCAACCAGCTCGGATGTGTTTGCCTTTGGGGTAGTTGTACTTGAGATTGTTTGTGGACGTGGTCCTATCATTTATGATGTGGATCACGATCATATGATGTTGGTGGATTGGATAATTGAACATCTTCAAAGGGGCGAAACGGATAtgattgattttgttgataCTAGATTGGGAGGAGAATATGACTCTGAAGAAGCGAGGAAAGTTTTGAGACTCGGCCTTGTTTGTTGTCACCCGGATGCAAAATCTAGGCCTAGTATGAGACAAGTAACGCGTTACCTTGACGGAGACGATTCGATTCCTAGGATCGAGGAAGATTTGCGCTATGCAATCTCTATATATGCTTATGGATCGATGAGAAGCCAATTAGGGTCGGCAATTTCAACCGATGATAAGTCATCTCCTCTTGAGGATGTCTCTTTTAATTCATTAGAAATTGGGAGATAG
- the LOC124933860 gene encoding dnaJ protein ERDJ3A: protein MKLDQRLWLLALASILFVALEAKTLDPYKILGVERTATQREIQKAFHKLSLKYHPDKNKNKGAQEKFAEINNAYDILSDEEKRKNYDLYGDEKGQPGFDPGSAGNQGGGYSYFTNGGPGRNGGYGSRPDEWQNMDGQGNSRSFSFSFGEPGGSSFGFGLNDIFSNFFGGNKDGGSQSGSFSSSSRSQHGSRSSPESIRPINSKVYKQEVKDKGITWLFLFHGPSMRKHDYESHVGEVARKLEGALKVGSIDCGAESSLCKELGVYLNRSPKVYVYSYRTRDDASLVEYNGDLTVKDLKIFCQEHLPKFSKRIDLNRFDPSSSSSEKLPKLLLLSTKKDTPIIWRVLSGLYQKRFIFYDAEIRDVSDPMLRKLGVDTLPAIVGWQSNGEMQVLRTGISVKDIKSAVQDLSALLDGFEKKNKKAGYSSQSKKPEFEQSDERVKVLTGNNFDDVCGENIPVCIIGAFRSSRGREKLESVISSVSQKSFLRRHKTAYNVKDPVSYGLVDASKYPAFLNSLEKSGFRSQDKILIAYKPKRRKFVSFTGDLTTEAVERFVAEVLNGDVVFTKTRQRPEFK, encoded by the exons ATGAAACTCGATCAAAGATTATGGCTTTTGGCATTGGCGTCGATCTTATTCGTTGCCCTAGAAGCGAAAACCCTCGACCCCTACAAg ATTCTGGGGGTCGAACGCACTGCAACTCAGCGCGAAATCCAGAAAGCTTTTCACAA GCTTTCACTTAAATATCACCCTgacaagaacaagaacaaggGTGCACAAGAGAAGTTTGCTGAGATCAATAATG CTTACGACATCTTATCGgatgaagagaagagaaaaaattatgatttgtaTGGAGATGAGAAGGGTCAGCCAGGATTTGATCCTGGGAGTGCTGGGAATCAAGGAGGGGGATACTCTTACTTCACGAATGGTGGACCTGGGAGAAATGGTGGATATGGATCTAGGCCTGATGAATGGCAAAACATGGATGGGCAAGGAAATTCCagatcattttctttctcttttggAGAACCAGGAGGTAGTTCGTTTGGTTTTGGATTGAATGACATTTTCTCCAATTTCTTTGGAGGCAACAAGGATGGAGGAAGTCAGTCTGGCAGTTTCAGTAGTTCTTCCAGGTCCCAACATGGATCGAGAAGTTCTCCTGAGAGCATTCGTCCAATCAACTCCAAAGTTTATAAGCAAGAAGTAAAAGATAAAGGGATAACATGGTTGTTTCTTTTTCATGGTCCTTCAATGAGGAAGCATGATTATGAATCTCATGTTGGGGAGGTTGCTAGAAAATTGGAAGGAGCACTGAAG GTTGGTAGCATAGACTGTGGAGCTGAATCATCCCTCTGCAAGGAACTGGGAGTGTATCTGAATCGTTCTCCTAAGGTGTATGTGTACTCATATAGAACCAGGGATGATGCATCTCTGGTGGAGTATAATGGGGATTTAACTGTGAAAGATTTGAAGATATTTTGCCAAGAACATCTTCCAAAGTTCTCAAAACGCATAGACTTGAATCGTTTTGATCCATCTTCCAGCTCTTCAGAAAAATTGCCCAAGTTGTTGCTTCTCTCAACAAAGAAAGACACCCCTATCATATGGCGTGTGCTTAGCGGGTTGTACCAAAAACGCTTTATCTTCTATGATGCTGAG ATTCGTGATGTCTCTGACCCAATGTTAAGAAAGCTAGGGGTAGATACTCTTCCAGCTATTGTTGGCTGGCAATCCAATGGAGAAATGCAAGTTCTGAGAACTGGAATTTCTGTGAAGGATATAAAGTCAGCTGTTCAAGATCTTAGTGCTTTACTAGATGGATTCgagaaaaagaataagaaggcAGGTTATTCTAGTCAGTCCAAAAAACCGGAGTTTGAACAGAGTGATGAACGTGTAAAAGTTCTCACGGgcaataattttgatgatgtttgtGGAGAGAACATTCCTGTTTGCATAATTGGTGCTTTCAGGTCGTCAAGGGGAAGAGAGAAGCTTGAATCTGTTATATCATCG GTTTCTCAAAAATCATTCTTAAGAAGACATAAAACGGCTTACAATGTGAAGGATCCTGTGTCTTATGGTCTAGTGGATGCTTCAAAGTATCCAGCATTCTTGAACTCATTGGAAAAGTCTGGATTCAGATCACAAGACAAGATCTTGATAGCATACAAACCCAAAAGGAGGAAGTTTGTATCTTTTACAGGCGATTTAACAACTGAAGCAGTGGAAAGGTTTGTTGCTGAAGTTCTCAATGGCGATGTTGTGTTCACAAAGACAAGGCAGAGGCCAGAGttcaaataa